From Planctomycetia bacterium:
GCTCGACGGCGATAGCGACGCTGCTGCAGTTCTCTATCGACGAGCTGTGCAAGAATTGACGGCACTCTCGGAATCGCAACGAGAAGTGCCGCGGAACATGTCTGTACTCAGTTCGGCACAACTCAATCTTGCCAAGCTGTTGGCCGCAAAAAACGAAGTTCCCGAGGCAATTGAATGGTTGGAAGCGGCCGTGGCTTTGTCGGAGTCACTGTACGCCGGCAATCCCAACGATGAAGCAACGCGCGATCTGTTAAGGTCTGAGTACGCCAGTCTCAGCGATCTGCTGGCATCCGTCGGTAAGGAGGGCGATGCCAACTCCTACCGAGAGAAGTCGCGGACACTCGATGCCGCACGGACAAGTGACAAGTGATGAACAACGAACGCCACACCCGCACAAACCACGAGTACCTCATGAGCCTTCTGCGCATTGCAACGCTGTTCACCCTGCTACTTGTTCCCGCAGTAACGTCCCGTGCGGAGCCAATCCAATGGCTTGCGTCGGAAGGCGGCAACGGGCACTTCTACGAACTCGTCTTCAAAGCCCCTCAAGAGCAATTGCTGGGCTGGCACCAATCCCGCGCCGCCGCCGAAGCAAGATCGTGGCAAGGAGTCGCAGGACATCTAGCGACGCTCACGTCGATTCCAGAACTCGAGTTCGTATACGGGAATGTGTTCGAGATCCCGGAGGTAAACAGCGATATGTTCTGGATTGGTGGATTCCAAGACCGGACCGCTCCGGAATATCGAGAGCCGTCGAGGGGATGGAGGTGGGTGACGGGAGAGCCATTCAGTTGGACGCCGAACACGAGACTTCCCGATGAGCCCAACGATTCGCCACCAAGAGAAGACTTTCTGACGATGCTCTCCGGCGGTTGGAATGATCTACGCGATACCGAGGTTTCCCGGCTGGACGAAGTCAGAGGATACATCGTCGAGTATCCCGTATCCGTTCCCGAGCCTGCGACGGTAACGCTGTGCCTGATTGGTGCGGGCTGTTGGATGGCCGTTGCGGTTCGGAAGCAGCATCACAGGCTCGGTGCTGCTGAAGCCTAGCTGTCCGGAGGCAGGCAAGAAGTGCGAATCAAAGGCGCGCTACTGCGTCGATGGCCAGACCCCGCGTCTGCTATCGGGTTGAACTGCTCTAAATCTCTCATCTCGTGGAGATCCTCATGTTGCCTATCGTTTCTCGGCTCTTTTCTCGCTCTGGTCGGATCGATCGTCGCCAAAAGTCGCCTGGCTCGCGTCGCAAGCCGCTCCGCTTCGAGTCGCTCGAAGACCGCCAACTGTTGGCCTTTGGTGCCGCTGGCATTGTCATCATCGACATGTTGCCGAACGCCTCTGACCGAATCGAGAGCCTGGTCGTCCAACCAGACGGCAAAATCGTGGCCGCCGGCGGAGGTGGCGTGGTGCGCTATAACGTCGATGGCAGCCTCGATTCATCCTTCAATAACACTGGAACTGTGCCCGTGCCATTCTCGCTGACCGATGTGGCCCTGCAGGCAGATGGCAAGATCCTTGTTGGCGGTCAGCAGAATGCCGATATGATGCTGCGTCGGTACAATGTCAACGGCTCATTGGATTCAACGTTTAGCGGCGATGGACTCGTCCTTACCGACTTCAAAAATGGGTCCCGCGATGAAGTCGCCACCATCGCGCTGCAGCCACCAGACCCGCTGAGCGGCGAGCAGAAAATCGTCGTCGCAGGATTTCACGACACAGGTTTTGGGGGAGTTCCGACTTGGAGCGTCTTACGCTACCACGCCAATGGCACATTGGACAATTCATTCGATCGTGATGGCAAGCTCACCACCACGTTCGGCAAAGGTAACAGCAAGGCGGTCGCCAACTCAGTCTTGGTACAGCCAGACGGACGGATCCTGGTGGTCGGCAGCGCGATCGTCAATAACGGCTTTTTTGATTTTGCCATGGCGCGCTACCTTGCCGACGGGGCGTTGGACTCGTCGTTTGGCAGGAGCGGCAAGGTGACCACCGATTTCAATGCGCGCAGCGACCAGGCGTTTGATGTGGCCCTGCGGCCGGATGGCAAGATCGTTGTCGCGGGCAAAGCCGACAGCCTCATCGGCCTCGGTCAAGGTTCCCTCGCGCGCTATAACGCGAATGGATCGCTCGATAGCGGGTTCGGGCAAGGGGGGAAGGTCGAAGTCACGCATCCGCCAACCTTTGGCAATTACAATCAGTTCACGGGAATATCGCTGTCAGCCGACGGCCGCATTACTGTCGGCGGCGGCTGGTGGTCTCCCGTCGTCACGCGCTTACTGTCCTCAGGCTCGCTGGACATGTCGTTCGATGGCGACGGAACTCGGGTCTTCGAATTTGGTCCGGAGCAATCAGACCCTCACCACCGAGGGCTGGCC
This genomic window contains:
- a CDS encoding C-type lectin domain-containing protein → MNNERHTRTNHEYLMSLLRIATLFTLLLVPAVTSRAEPIQWLASEGGNGHFYELVFKAPQEQLLGWHQSRAAAEARSWQGVAGHLATLTSIPELEFVYGNVFEIPEVNSDMFWIGGFQDRTAPEYREPSRGWRWVTGEPFSWTPNTRLPDEPNDSPPREDFLTMLSGGWNDLRDTEVSRLDEVRGYIVEYPVSVPEPATVTLCLIGAGCWMAVAVRKQHHRLGAAEA